AAAAGGTGCTGAGAGACACATCTGATTTTCAATCCAGCACGGAAGAGACAACAAACATGGAAGTTCATCGAGTCCTAGAACTTCGGTCTCCCGTAGTTGTTAAGGTATGAAATACGTCATATCTTACCTTAAATCTATGGGTCTCCAGTACAGAAAAAGTATGTAggttctttctttttgcttcctctttttcttcctGGGAGCAAGGGGCAGTGGGGAGTGGTTGGAGTGGGAGAAaggtatatattaaatgttaaattgCAGCACGAGGTTGGTCTAATTTCAGGTGAGATTGTCTAGGAACTCCTGTCATCAAATTGATGGAGCCCAAGGGTCATGATCACTGCTATATATGTGACTTGAAATCCAGTCTGAAACTGTGCACCACCTGTACGTGGAAATAGATACCGCAGAAACTTTTGATTTGTGTGGCATttacttcaaataaaaaatatttggcagAAGTGCCTGAGAAGTCTCTTTTGAGTTGGAATTTGGTCACATGATATGCTGAAATAGCTTCTTGAACTTTAAGTTTGGTAGTAAGGCTTGAGAGTCCTTATTTGTAGATAACATCGTGTGCCAGTAAGGACAAGCCCCTTGGTCTTAAATTTTATGACATATAAAAAGCAAGGCCTAATAAAAGATTGTAACTTCTACTTCATTTCAAAACTGCAAAGCGCAGCCCTACCTGCTTTCTTCTATCGTTCCgactttctttctcttcagCCTCACCTGTTTTCTTAGTTCTTTATCACCAACAATGATTTAGATAAGGctacttgcatttttcttttttttttttgttttagggCTAGGGTTGAATTGGTAACTCCCTTTATATGATGATTTTCAATAGAATTCACAGTTCCAACAAGGATTGTTGGTATCGGTTGGGCACTGTAGCATAGTTTACTCTTGTTTACTGCAGGCGAAAGAATTAGACTTTATTTTGGTTGCAAATTACTAATAGTATTAAATGATGGTGTAAAATCCAGATATTATTTCTCAGGAAGGCTTCAAGAACATAGAAAATTTGGTTGTATAGTCATTGCTGACTGAGATGCAGCTgcaattttatctctatttctGTGCACAGGAAAATTTAACTCACTACAAAATGTTCATTCAAGTTGCTggtatttcatttcatttctcaaTAAACCTGAGTAATACGTAAAGCTCAATTCATGGCCTTGCAGGTGCTGAAAAGTATGTGCCAAATGAACCCTcgtattttcaaaaatcaccTCAAAGAGTTGTATCCTCCCATCACAAAACTTGTCTGCTGTGACCAGGTAAACTCCTAAGCCACAGGGACTTTTGCACGATCTATTTGCAAATTAATaggaaatacaaaaatattaaactagaCTATTCTACTCTGCATTATCTTCTTTGCAATGACGATTTGATTTAGAAGTTGGTTGAGCCTAAATCTCCTTGAACTAGTCCTGTATATCTTAATTGTTGGTTAGTGAACACAATTAATGAGCCACATTAAAGAGTTTCTTGTCAAGAATGAAGGCCCAACATGAAAGGAACCgacaaaattatttcaaaggaTTCTTTTTGCTTGTAATGTGCTTAAATCTAAAACCAACCAACATCTGAATAATGGTGAATTCAAGGTGTACGCTCTCAAGATCAGAGACGAATCTCATGCCCTTGCAAGCAAGAAGTATTCAGGGCCTTTAGTAGTCCTCCTATTAATGTAAAAGCATGTTATCTTTAAACTTTCCATTGTCTTGATTTTGTTGCCAATACGCATTGATTTGCAAAATCATCATATATGCTTGTTCTTTGTGGAGCAAAGACGTTCCTAATTCTTGCCAACCATCCAAACAAGATGAATAATGTAGAAGTAAGAGTACATTAGGTGACCAACTACAGTTGTCATAGGCGGACTATCTCTAGAATTACTAACAAATCTTTCCCTTTTACAGATGGAAATACGTAGTGCGCTTGCAGATCTTTTTACCATGCAATTGAGCAAACTGTTGCCGTAGGACTTCAGGTGTTTCTGGGCGTCAAGAGAGTTTGTAAATTCAGAAATGGATGTCTTTAGTGGTCGATTACCTGGTGATGCATTTACAGAAGGatcatttattctttcttATACCGTagtctttttgttttctctgaACTTCCGTTGCTCCCAACTGTAGTCATCTCACTTGccaattatttgaaattacgactatatatagatacatacaatacacacacacacgtcCCAAAGAATTGGAAGTAAATGTTCTTTTATTCCATtctatttgtaaaatttttgtagtaCGATAAAATGCACTTTATTTTATGCTGTTGTAGGCCAGCTAGTTTCTTAGAACTTGATATTTCTTGAGTAGAGTATCTCggatatatattaatcagcAGGGCAGGATTGCCCAGTCTCCTTTGGGGCCTGTAGAGTCGATAATGTCCCTGTTTTTACAACAAATGAGCCAGATGTTCATTAATTAACTGTAAAGTTCAAATTATCTAATGAAGtatttgtatgtattttttacaaaacttGGGCAGAAAAAATGTTACTGGAAGAAGTATTATAAAGAGTGAGGTCAtctcaatttcttctttatttcaattatttttttaggaagCATATCTTCAACGGAAATATATACACCATTAATTCTCCCTTGATTCTTATAGTAGAGCCCCAGTTCAGGCATCATTTTTCTAACATGCAACAGTTCCCagaaagtttaaattttgtaatcaaatttgaatgagTTTACCAACTTAGGAAGTGCTGTTATGTGAGGAAGATCGGCAAAAACGAGTACTGTTACAAGCTCTACTCAATGGCTGACCGTACACATTCATCAACCGTTATTCCTTATATTGCTCTCTTATATATTCCACTGCCTTTTTACTCATCTCAATGGTGGAACTGGGATGATGGCTGTAAATAAGTACCAAAAAGATGAGACTCCAGTTCGCATAATACTGACAGGGGCATGCATCATATGATATGGCTGAAAGGGGTAAGTTGTACAAACTTTAGGATACATTTGATACGAATTATAATTCTGAGTTGTGTATTTTCCCCACTAAATAGTAATACTCGGAGACTTAGACTATTAAGACCATTCCAAGATTGGACCTACAACCACCCCAGTTGAATAAATCCATGCCATGAACATGGCGTGGACATGGAAATCACCGCAGGAGTATCCAAGCAAAGTACATGAATTAAAAGCGAAGACATACCAGGAGACAAGCCTTGAGCTATTCACACCAATACATGGAAAAGCatgaaagaacaagaagaaactTGCAACTGCAATAGCAAATTAGCTAGAGCATTATATATCTGTAGTAATACAGTAAACTTTGCAAAGCAAAGTttttcttcatcaaattttggctCATAAATATTGGAAAGCTATGACATACACATGACCCATGCTAAAAGCTAACAAACAAGTCAAGGTCTCCAGGAGAGCATGACATGGTAGAATGTCGAATCAACATCTAGTGTCAGCGCTAGCTGCATCATCCCCCGTTGAAGAAAAAAAGCTCCACACAGACACACAATTCTCATCACCTAAAcatgaaaaccaaaaaaaaaattaaactcacCAGTGaacataaatttgaaattggcTCAGATATAGTTCAAGTACAAAGTCATAGTAATGTTAGAGCAACCCAAGCAAGGGGGCTAGGACTACAATAACTGGTTAAACATAGCAAATGTCCTGAAATAAGACAACCAAGCAATGTAAATCATAAGAAGTGGGCAGAGTGCAAAATTAGCATCAgggatattaacaaaaaaatgaatgataattataatcacTTGAGGAGGAAGTATGATAATAAGGATAATGTATTGAAGGACTTGGGATCATTTGAATACCACTCAAACCGTTATACGCTTCAGAGTCATCCAGACCTCCATATCGCCGGTGCCCTGACGAAGTGGCCGCCATTGGAAGAAAGGGGTGGAAAGCTAAGCCATTTATGGTGTCTGAAAAACTCAAGTACCAACATAAGAGagatttatgatattataatatgaaaacATCACATAAAGTACAAGCAAATGGGGCCCGGGAATGAGAGAACACCTAATGCAGCTCGAAAGCTTGATACCCACTGCCCTGTCTGGAGATCATAAATATGCACCAGACCATCcttaacaaaagaattaacaaaacAAGGGATCAAATGTTTGTTAAACAGACtgcatgaataaaatatataaaaagctAAACTGGTACCTGACCACCAGTTCCAAGATATCGACCAAGAGGCTCAATATCAAATTGTATCCTCTGATTGGTGCCTTCAGATGATCGGTAAAGTCTAACAAGATGTAGAAGAGAAGTGAGGGAAAACCATCAAATCACATTCTTAACATAGTCTGCCGACTGATATGTTGATTATAATAGAGGAGAAATTTGACTAAAACAGCAACACAAGAATCAAAAGATGTTTTCTGGTGCctggaattaatttataagagTGATTCTCAGTTCCCATTTATGTATACATCCTCTAGGTTTTTGGACTAGAACATTTTTAAGGATTTTCAGTGTTCCCCTTTTCATATAGAGTTccagagagaaaaacaaaaacgtACTTGTAGACAATATCAACAGTTTTGCGTATATCCCAGCATAGCACATAAGGATCCTGCaggaaatttaacaaaacatttatcaaagacttatatattttgcatTAGAATTGCATGCATGAGACAACAAATGTGGTGTACTGTACCTTACGGCCCCCAGTATACAAATAGTTTCCATCTTTAGAAAACTGAACCTGAAAGATGCATGATTTGAATGATTAATCAGTTTTAGGAACTGAGAAAGCTCAAGCTACGGAATGACAATTATACCAACTTACTTGTGTGACACCACCTTCTTGGCCATGCAACACATACAGTAGTTCCATATTATCTTCTCTGTATATAGCAGTAGTTTGGCTGTAGGAACCCGCAGCAAGCATTCCAGAACAAGTGGGAGAAAAAGCAATTGAAGATATAATACCTGACAAGAAAAGAGAACAAGCACACATAAAGCCTATTATTGCGCAATAGGTTCAATGCATAGAGCTGGATGGTCAGTCAATTAGTAAAATAGAAATCTCATAAAAGAACCTGATTGCCCTTCTTTATTTCCTAAAAGAGTCGAGTATTGCTGAAAATCTCTCCCTGGGCGATGAACCTCAAATACTCTAATAGTTTTGTTGTATCCAGCAAATATCCTGTATTTGGGGAAATATCAGTCACTGTTATAATCAAATAAGATAGAAACTGTATCAATACTACAAAAACAACTATGAGATAAACATAACACCAGCATCACTTATCAACACAAATTGCTGAAATAACAATCACTGAATTGGTTCACAAATGATATCTTTACATTGATGCTTACTTGTTTCCATTAGGGTTGAAGCCAATTGAAAAGGCAGCAGTAATCTCATCCATGGCGTCATAGGCCCGATATGTGCAGCGTAGCTGAAATTTCCGTTTCAACAGTACTTGTCACAGACAGTAAACAGCAGAGAAAGAAGTGTATAGACAGACCGAGCAGACAAGTATCAAATTATAACtcaaacaaacatatataaggGCATGACCACCAGATGACAGCACCTGTCCAGTATTAGCATCCCAAAGATGAATAGGATGGTCTCGCGTAGAAGTAGCGAATACACATAGATCTGGGTCTGAAATATCAAACTAGCAACATGGTAACCTCTACTTTCAAAAACTTCATCATAATTGGAATTATAAATCATGTCATGAAGATATACTTGAAGAAGACATGTATGGATACCAGCAATAGTCGTATACAGATTCTCCTTCACTCACAACGAGGTTTGCCCCATATGAGTCTGCAAGCAAGCTGAATGCATTAAGACGGCATTGTCcagaaagaataaatattgCACCGTAAGAGGGGAAGGACAAGGGAGATGGTTTGAAATCACTTGCCATTTCAATGTGTAAACAGATTCACAAAATACTTCCCTTAAATGTGTCAAATACACGGCAAGTCAGATGCTAGTATGCATTTTGGAGTTAAGAAAAGCAATCGACTAccacttttttaaaaaacttatcaCAAGCATGACACTAGAATTTCCAGAGTTCAAGAAAAGTACGCCACCAGAATCTGGCACAGACTGTGAATCATTTATAGAGCTCCCATCCGAATCATAAGGCCTaatgcaaaaagaaaaggaaaacataaTAAACAATCAGTACGcaacaaccaaaaagaaaaaaaatgaaagagaggAACATCCAAGACTTCCACGTCAGGAATAACAGACTTACAAACTGAAAATTCGTAGGGAATTATCATCAGAACAAGTCAAGAAGCAAGAACCATCTGGCGACCTATTAACAGAAAACCAACAAGATATTGCTGCAGTAAGAGAAGCACTCCGAAAGAGAAATGATTAGTGCaaagtgaaatatttttctaaatcccaaggaaaacaaagaaagaaaaaaaacaaaaattgggTAAGTAAAACTACCATTTAACGCCTTTGAGAAAGTTGTTAGGGTTCGAAGAGGTGGTCCTGAACTGCTGAAAGAAATGGTAGGTTCTGTATGGAGCGACACCGTAATGGACCACCGGCCAAGAGTTCACGCCATCCGAGGTTGCTTCTCCGACTCCGTCGGCGGCGGTCTCCGGACTAGGGCGAGGCTGCTCCGCTGCGTCTTCTCCCATTAACTCTGCACAAAGGTGACTGTTTGCCGCCGAAAACAAGAAGACGCCTttgttttgtatatttatggACTGGGCCTTCACATCAGGAAATtgagattaaaataaaaggataattacaactactcccatcaaattttacctaattatacctaaattttttataatttaaaaaattatatgtagtacttttaatatttattcttgttcaataaatagatttttttattaactaaaattaataaaaactatttatattagcaaaaaaaaataaattaaaatttatatttatcataaaatgatttattactgatttacaggtcaaataaaaatttgttgttCAAACTACCCGTGTACATCTTGATACTCGCTATTGCATATGAATAAGTACATCTTCTTTCTTATAACGGTAATTTGGCCggatgaaattattttacgTACAATAAGTCAGTAGTAAGTCAATttggagtaaatataaatttttatttaatttttttgctaatatcagcaaaatttatgaattttttaattaacagatttattttttggacttGAACAAATATcgggtactagatgtaattttaaaatcatatggGGTTTACGTATAACTAAACTAAACCTCAGAGGAagacagtgtaattatccctaaaacaaaaatattttagggtagaaaataatgatattattagaatatttaatttttttatcctttagTAATTTGTAAGGGTTGTGTTTGTaacactagaagaaatataacttCTTGTTATGATtattggaaaaaatgcaatttacccccttatgatttgaaaaataagcaaaaaaaaacctttgtaaaaaataaaatagcaaattatcccttgtgttttggaaaaataagcaaattgcCCCCTATCTAAACCATAAATaggggggtaatttgcttcattttttgaaacacatgggggtaatttgataattcttttttcataggggagaatttgttcatttcacatatcacaggGGATTAAATTGCATTCAACTGCATGATTATTGGTTCATTATTAtggttaaaattaaacaattatggtaaatatcaattaacgATGCTTGCGCAACGATCTGTTAGacatgtcaaaatattagctacaactaaaaattatgaaaaatattttggccaTGGTACGTAAGCCCATATTGAATGTTGATTAATCTTGGTGAAATcgtatctttttttatttgatcgtggtaaataatattgatatatcataatttttaagttataataCTGATTGAATTTATAGCATAGAGAACAATTCCTTTTTTGTAGTAATGTAACggattaatatttataaaaagggataattgtaagataatattatttatattatgtgtTGGATGCccatttattcttaattatattgtttaattttcatatgtaaaaaataaatgaagggATTGATCTAAAAGCTATTTGAATtagacaaataattaaatatatctatattaaatctcataatataattagctcctattctaattatttgtaatgaaTTTAACAAATTGATGTTCAATTTACTTTGAATTAACAAAACAATATTGTTCCCCttgttgattttataattgaaattaatttttctagacattataagaatatataagttaaaatgtgatgcattaaataaatagatagtCGACACATAATAAGAAATACTTATGCcttttctgattttattttcgtatttaattttcaaattttgaaccaacgatgaaagtaaaaaaaatttatttatttagaaatgtaattatctcgTCGTTCTCGTCTCAatcattacttttttatatattcactcgacgataaattaatattttaaattgtgttTATATGTgacaatatatgtatatatatttcttgcaTGCATGTCTAAGGTGAATTACATGACATTTTAACCAAGAATTATATATGACCAAAAAgataataagaagaagaaacaaaaacatggGATGGATATTCAtatcaaaattacataatcTACAAACTAACCGTAgggtaattaataattacccTAAATCAACAAACATATTATCAAATCTACTACTActttttttctagaaaaaaaccttttttttttttttttacccttTTATGGAGGCTGTAGTAACTCTATGATCTCTACTTGCAATCTGTCTTAAGACCTGCACCGCATGCATGCATCATATGCCTCATGCTTTACATAGTGTTTTATCATCAGCCCCCTAAGAATCTCCATCTCAGctatgaaaatattatgaatcaACTCTTCAAGTGAAGGGTGAAGGTTGAATCAGGCATCGGcgggtggtggtggtggtggtgccGGCACGGGCAAGTCCTTGACGATGCCGCAGAGCAGTTGGCCTTCAGGCAATAAGTATTCGTCGCGGAGGGAATGTTCGGGGGAGACGACGCTGAAGTAGAGCTGCTGTCCCAAGTAGTTTCTCTCCAGGGAAACTGACCTCAAGTTCCACATGCCGCAGTTGTCCAGGGTGGTCATGATGGCTGCCCAGCTGTTGGGATATACCTGGATTGTGTGCCTGCTTATTGCGTCTATCAAGTTGTAGTTGGCCCTTTTTGCTGGTGCCCATCTCCCTGGTTCAATCCTGTTGCAAATatcatgcatgcatgtatTAGTTAGtctgtgtgtgcgtgtgtgtatgtgtgtgaatTTATAACATCAAATCTTGGAAAAAGTTGTGGTTTATTTAATAGATGTAACGGTGTCTGTGTGTCGGATACGTTTGTGGTTGT
This region of Sesamum indicum cultivar Zhongzhi No. 13 linkage group LG4, S_indicum_v1.0, whole genome shotgun sequence genomic DNA includes:
- the LOC105161177 gene encoding telomerase Cajal body protein 1, coding for MGEDAAEQPRPSPETAADGVGEATSDGVNSWPVVHYGVAPYRTYHFFQQFRTTSSNPNNFLKGVKWSPDGSCFLTCSDDNSLRIFSLPYDSDGSSINDSQSVPDSDSYGANLVVSEGESVYDYCWYPYMSSSNPDLCVFATSTRDHPIHLWDANTGQLRCTYRAYDAMDEITAAFSIGFNPNGNKIFAGYNKTIRVFEVHRPGRDFQQYSTLLGNKEGQSGIISSIAFSPTCSGMLAAGSYSQTTAIYREDNMELLYVLHGQEGGVTQVQFSKDGNYLYTGGRKDPYVLCWDIRKTVDIVYKLYRSSEGTNQRIQFDIEPLGRYLGTGGQDGLVHIYDLQTGQWVSSFRAALDTINGLAFHPFLPMAATSSGHRRYGGLDDSEAYNGLSGDENCVSVWSFFSSTGDDAASADTRC